In the Populus trichocarpa isolate Nisqually-1 chromosome 1, P.trichocarpa_v4.1, whole genome shotgun sequence genome, CTTCAAGAACACCTAAAATTTTGCTTTAATTACCATAATTTCTTACTTTCCCTACtcacttcaataatcttaatacaatttcacaatcaattgtaattttctataaaatttatcatgaacCCTAATTCCTCATTTCACAaagttcaatcaatttaaagcaTAAATTCTTCGagaatcttatttaaaagtgtGAGGACATCTTACCAAGCAATAACCAAAGCTTTTACACttttaaattgagaaattttccttgcttgaatttgtttttcctctccTGGCCGAAtgcttccttttctttaaaaatgttTCCTTATAGCACACAGTCACTTGCactcatatatatatgaagCCAATTTGTATCCCATTGCCAATGGAACAGTTGGGATTATTTCCCACCAATCTAAAACATATTCGTAGCACCAACCTTGAAATCATGTAACAGTTAACCACCATTCAACATGAGATTGTTCTGCTAGGAAAACATGATATCAAACTTTTGAACAAATAGTACAGCATCAAGTCCAAATATATTCACAGCTCAAAGACATGAGTCTCCATCTTCTTTCCACCCCATATTTCTGGTCCACTCTCTATTAATGCTTGAATCTTCAGCTACTTCAGGTACCTGTAAACCAATTCAAGCATGGCATGCTCATTTAACTTGTAAATCTTATTATTgagagaaacaagaaacaaacacactaaaagagaggcaagaaatcaagtcaaatcagcaGCACCTCTGATTGAGCACTCATTGAACCATCTGGTGTAGTAGCAAATTTTGTGGTCAGCTTTGGACATTGATGGACCTTCAACTTCTCCAAACGAGGGAATAAGAAATAATCACACCATCCGAAACTAAAACGGATAATACTTGATAATTGTTCTAGCGACAACACCTTTAGATTAGGAAGCACTATCTCCTTCTCAACGTTGATAGGTAAAGCTTGACCATCCTGCCCAGGAGACTCTGGAATTATTTCCCTTTCGCCATCCTCTTCTCTGATAATATGCTTCAATTCACCGCAGTTATTTATGAAAAGAACTTCTAGCTTTGGCAGACTTCGAGCGAGGGACGGTGTGAAGATAAATGTCAGTTTGTTGAGAGACTCCAAATTCAGACGATTAAGACTTTGGAGGCTGACATGTCTAGATGGCCCCTTCCATATACATTTGAGCTCAGGTAAACATGACAGCTGTAACTCTGTTAAAGATGACAGAAGCGGTAGCTCCTTCTCCTCACTACTTCCTTCATCAGGCTCACCTAATTCAAATACCTCTTCCAATGATTTGCAGTCCTCAATTTCCACACTCTTTAGATTTTTCACAGCTCGCAGCAATTTTGCTGGAAACGGAGTGCGAACATCCCCACAATCGTCCACTTCTACATATTCTAATCTTTGTAAGAAGTCGTTTTGCTGTCCATGGGCGGCCATCTTATCAgagaacaatattatattttttcactctcataaaaacaatttatatgatgtataaataggagaaaaaaatagaaaaaaacaggattaaatactttttagagattacatattattgttttagtttttttcttaattagagataagttaaataataattagatttttgcgAAAAAAGGTTACTACAACTCCTAATAAttagtttcatgtaaaaaataaaaataaaaatagttactaatatttttattttagttataaagttaataaatttgttgtaacccaattttggattcaccaagattttctcaaatgttattttatttctattattatttataaaaatccaaaaaaattaagaaaaaggaaaattcaaaaatatatttttctcgagtcaaccgcatctttccataagaaccgattccaccgggtcaatacaggtcaaaccatgtcggccaagtaaaaaatgagttttcaggtcaaaaccgagtccaccgagtcaatacgggtcaaaccatgtcgaccagggtaaaaaatgagttttaagccgtttcgggtcaaaaccgtcattttcggtcaaaactGAGTCCatcgagtcaatacgggtccgACCATGTCGACcggggtaaaaaatgagtttcaggccattttgggtcaaaactgttatttttggtcaaaacccaGTTCACCGGGTTGATACTCGTCAAAAGTTTTTTTCCAGTGTTTCGACATAATTTTCAgtcattaaaatgaatttttagcgGTTGAAACGGGGTTTTTCTAATactgaattgagtttttaatttttaggattaaaaaaatgccGAAAGCAGAcggtgattaaaaaataaaattttgtggAAATTTAAGCTTTCTATGTCCCCTGtaattggctataaatagccagtgaCAGTGCGCCAgggaagaggagagagaaaaagaaagaaagaaaagaattgcaAACACTATTCacgtttttttactatttcttcatgcgagtaagatattgatttttattaaaaacaatatggaaaataccaaatatatcccGACACATCTCAGCCCTTGAAATATTCCAAGATTTGAT is a window encoding:
- the LOC18095838 gene encoding uncharacterized protein LOC18095838; this translates as MPETRCILKGLVLSKLTTLEQNDFLQRLEYVEVDDCGDVRTPFPAKLLRAVKNLKSVEIEDCKSLEEVFELGEPDEGSSEEKELPLLSSLTELQLSCLPELKCIWKGPSRHVSLQSLNRLNLESLNKLTFIFTPSLARSLPKLEVLFINNCGELKHIIREEDGEREIIPESPGQDGQALPINVEKEIVLPNLKVLSLEQLSSIIRFSFGWCDYFLFPRLEKLKVHQCPKLTTKFATTPDGSMSAQSEVPEVAEDSSINREWTRNMGWKEDGDSCL